Within the Garra rufa chromosome 16, GarRuf1.0, whole genome shotgun sequence genome, the region tatgatattgTGAAACCCTTTCTTAATTAATGGAACATATTTATACACCCTGCTGTACTGATGTATTAGAAACTTCACATGCCAACAGTTGTTTCATACTGGGCACTGTATATTCATCTACACATCATTTATCGCAATATGAagagattaataaaaaaaagagacCTGCTCATTATCCACTTTAAATGTTCTGTACACAGCAAAACGGTGGCTGCCATCAAAGTCTTCCAGATTGATTCTCAGGGTATAATCATCTGCTTAACAAGAAGGTGTTTTATTCAAATAACTGtgcaaataataatataatataatataatacatatgtTTTTCAAACCACTTGTGCTATATAGGGTtgcttataatgtattataatataatataatatcgcTTTTTAAACCACTTGTCCTATATAGTGTCatggataatataatataatatagcttttcaaatcactTGTCCTATATAGTGTTgtggataatataatataatacaatacaatacaatataatataatacatttgttTTTCAAACCGCTTGACCTATATAGGGTTgtggataatataatataatatcaactTTTCAAACTACTTTTCCTATATAGGGTTGcagataatataacataatataatataaataaataataaatcgacccttatgactgattttgtggtccatggttacatataatgttaaaatgtttaaaattatggCATATCATGACATCTACTTCAGTTTGTATGAATTTTAGTTAGATTGACTAACCTTGAGATGTCAGATAATGCAGATTATCATTTCCTAACCAGAACTCTCCATTAGCGGACTTCATGTCACCAAATCCTATTTTATAATCATTCCAATCTctataaatgaaaatcaaaaatCATATTTCATTCATTAATCAGCAGACATTCCTTccaaaaaccataaaaaaaagtTGTCTGTACCTGTCAAACGACTGACTGCCATCTGAGCGTCTCTGGAAGACTGTCCATCCACCCCCCTCTGTCATATCGCAGTACACTCTGATCCGGGTTGGACTTAGCCGTGGTTTAATCATGTAAAATCCACTCTGTGTGCTGACATTTTTGAAGATCTGAGCACAGTCTGTTTGTGGCAGATTGATTTTTGTTAGTACtacattgtgctgttaaaatcgGACAAGTTTAGCAAATTCACACAATGAATACCAcatgttaataaaataatatagagCTTTGACCCATGTACTGTTTGTCTTCCATGTCATTAAACGAGCCCGCTTTCAGGGAGCGTTCATCAATCTGGTTCAGCTTCATTAAGCGTTGAATAAGTTGCTGTTGCTGTGTATGGCGAACTTCCAAACTTTTCAACTCCGCCTGAAGACGCTGTATCTCATCTTGGCATTCGTCAGGAGCCTAAACACGCAACACACAATGACTACTAATTCAACAATAAATAAACAGTTTTTCATTTAGCTGTAACTAAATGTAATTTAAACACAAAAAAGCAAAATGAATTTTAAGACAATACTTACAGATTCTGACAAATCCAGAGTAGTGCAAAGCACCAAAATGACGAGCAAAACTGACATTGTAAATGTACTTGTTTGATGCTGTATTTAAAGATAAAAGGTTGTAAACCAAGTAATCTTCTGTGCAATTTATGCACTAAAGTACAACTACAATCTCAGCAACTTATTCAAATGCTTCTGAGGTCTGTTCTTGTGCCCGACAAAGTTTCCTGTGGTTGGATGTGCACTACTTTGAGCTGAGTCACTCTGGATCAAAACAGATGTGCAGATAATTACAAACAGCTCCCGAGATGGCACAAAGAAGACTTCAAAAGTTCTGTAAATGAAtgaaaattattagacatttgaTCTCAATccttaaatgtaataaattatgcAAATTATATGGCACTCAAAGTTTAGAAGATTTTACATAAAGAAGTCAAAACTTTGTGTAATTTACTTTGATGCATATATTTAATTCTCTGTAAATCTAAAACAAATGTATATTTGTTTACAAAACAAATAGAAGAATCGTGATTAAATAATGTCTGGAACACCGGGACGAATAGCTGATTAGTAACACCCATAAAAACTAAATGGGAAAAACATGTGTGAGGCACGCTGTTCCCaggaagagagagagcgagagaaagttTTATTTCAAAAAGCAAAAGCCTATTtagtatttataaattataattagaAATTAAACAGATACAACAATAATTTCTCGAATATCTATTACAATACAGATAAATTTAACGTTCGCTTTATGAGGTGACTGGATCGTTCCAAGTGATTTTTTTGTTAAACTGTCacctatttaaaatataattaattaagcTACAGACTCGATCATAATGTACAATGTTTCTATCTAACTTGTATTCTGAGGTTAATATTGTCATATTAACGATATTAACGTGTTTTACTGGTTACCTCACCTAAATATGTTTGTAGTCAATTTTTGTTGGATGTCTTCGACATGGAAAGCAGTTATCTTCGAAATAGAAGTatggatattttatttgtaaacataattttacgcttattttatttactctcgtaaaactagcgagctaagtCGCTACACGGCTGAAGACGCGAACAGCAGAAGAACAAACCAATTCAAACCGATTCGACTGAATGAGACATTTAAGCTGGAACCACTCCGATTGATTTAACTCGTGACTTCGATCTTTCATTTCAAGCTATTCACTCGTAAAAAAACAGTTCAAAAGAGCCATTCAATTTCGAATTTCGACATCGCTTGTAAtgagtttaaaggagtagttcacttccagaacaaaaaattatagataatgtactcacccccttgttattcaagatgttcatgtctttctttcttcagtcgtaaagaaattgtttttttttgagggaaaacatttcaTAGCCGCTGGTTGAGACTGAAATTTCGAAACGTTTCGAAACTCCAAGTtcaaaacaaatgattcgcaaaggTTTCGAAGCTTCATGAAGCAGTATTTTGTGTGTATTGCTCgtattgtgaataatttgattcatatCAGAGCTTCAAAGCGCGAATCACAAATTATTTGGATCAGAATTTGAGCGTGTATGCAAATGACTTAATTTACATCGAAACATCAAAGCACATACAGTGgatacggaaagtattcagacccccttaaatttttcactttttgttattttgcagccattttctaaaatcatttaagttaattttccccctcattaatgtacacacagcaccccgtATTGACAGAaaagaattgttgacatttttgcagatttattaaaaaggaaaaactgaaatatcacatggtcctaagtattcagaccctttgctgtgacattCATATATTTAACttaggtgctgtccatttcttctgatcatcattgagatggttctacaccttcatttgagtccagctgtgtttgattatactgattggacttgattaggaaagccacacacctgtctatataagacagctcacagtgcatgtcagagcaaatgagaatcatgaggtcaaaggaactgcctgaagagctcagagacagaattgtgcaaaggcacagatctggccaaggttacaaattttttttttttttgctgcacttaaggttcctaagagcacagtggcctccataatccttaaatggaagatgtttgggacgaccagaacccttcctagagctggccgtccggccaaactgagctatcagGGGAGAAGAgtcttggtgagagaggtaaagaagaacccaaagatcactgtggctgagctccagagatgcagttgAGAGATGGAAGAAAGTTGTAGAAAATCAACCATCACAGCAGCCCTCCACCAGttggggctttatggcagagtggcccgacggaagcctctcctcagtgcaagacacatgaaagcctgcatgaaggactccaagatgctGAGAAACTAGATTCTCTGGTcggatgagaccaagatagaactttttggccttaattctaaacggtatgtgtggagaaaaccaggcgctgctcatcacctgtccaatacagtcccaacagtgaagcatggtggtggcagcatcatgctgtgggggtgtttttcagctgcagggacaggacgactggttgcaatcgagggaaagatgaatgcggccaagtacatgGATATCCTGGAcaaaaaccttctccagagtgctcaggacctcagactgggccgaaggtttaccttccaacaagacaatgaccctaagcacacagctaaaagaacgaaggagtggcttcacaacaactccgtaactgttcttgaatgaaccagccagagccctgacttaaacacaattgagcatctctggagagacctaaaaatggctgtccaccaacgtttaccatccaacctgaaataactggagaggatctgcaaggaggaatggcagaggatccccaaatccaggtgtgaaagaCTTGTTGCATCTtccccaaaaagactcatggctgtttTAGATCAAaggggtgcttctactaaatactgagcaaagggcctgaatacttaggaccatgtgatatttcagtttttctttttttaaaaaactgcaaaaatgtcaacaattctgtgaatgaacaaatgattttagcaaatggctgcaatatgaCAAAGGGTGGAaaatttaagggggtctgaatactttccgtacccactgtatattaGGAATCATTTTAATCTGACCAGCGCTTGGGcctgtgaatcttttgatttaactCGTAACTTAGGtttacaaattatttgattcagaacgaaactttggagtgggttcacaaatcttttgatccAGATCAGAACTTGGGGTTCGCAATGATTcacatcgcgaatcatttgatttagatcagaactccATAGATCAAATCATAGATCGAAACTTCGAAGCGGGTATCTCAcaccatttgatttagatcagaacttcagagtaaGTTTGTGAATCTTTCGATTCAGAttatgcaaatcatttgatttagtttagaACTTCAAAGCTCgcatcatgaatcatttgatttagataggaACTTTAAAGTGAGTTTgtgaatcttttaattcagatgaGAACttcgggtttgcgaatcatttgatttggatggGGACTTGGAGcttgtattgtgaatcatttgattcagatccggactttggagtgggtttgcaaTTGTTTGCACATCGTGAATCTTTTCTGATTTCTTAATTATCaaagatatttaaaaacaaaaactttctTAAACAGAATCCTATGAAGGCTAAAAGGAACCATGCTGAATGTATTATCATTTATCTTCAAAATTAAACTTCTCCAGCAAATTTCATTGTAACTGGACTGCATCTAAATAATTGAGGTGTAAAACGACATCAAATTCAGTTTAGCCTTTGTTgatgaaacattttattatagttatacaccagttaatatattaaatttggaaaaagccTAATTCAATACTGTGAAAATAATGACTAATGTCTGTAACTCCAATACCTCCATTTACACATTCAACACAGTCCCAGAAAGAGACACATAAAATGTCattataaattacaaaaatacttTCCAGCATCATTACCAAGGACATCAGAAAAATAGATTTCCTAAACATCACAACATTAAAGAAAAAGGCAACACTCATAGAAATGAACTTCCTATGAACATACAGATGTAACAAAttcaatttaaaatgttattcagAGTTTGTTATGCAAAATGAAACAGTCATACTTTTGCAAAACTGCACAAACTGCAGTGATAAATAGACTTATAACAGACATGTCCATGAGAAAAAATGTGCAAGTTCAGAGGTAGAAATGCAACCATTACGATTTTTACCATCCTTCTTTTCTTATACACCGGCCCTGTAATGACAGAGATCCAGAACAGTATTTCATACGCCTTAGTTCATTAAGATTTGGCAGATCACCATGGCGTACATGGATTTGGACAATCTCTGATATAGGACTCCAGAGTTCCAGTTGACACCTCCATCAGTGATGTATAGGTTGTCAACTGTAAAGACAAGAGAGAAAATGGTTTCATTATCACTTTCCCTTTGTCTTAAAAATAGCCAAAGAAAGGCCTTACCTTGTTAAGAACTGGTTTTGTTGACAAAACATCATATATTGACGCCAAAGACATATTCTGTGGAAATTACAACTTTGTTATCCACTATAAAACATCTCTTCATGAACAATTAGTTACTAATTATCCTCATTATTTTAAAAGCACTTCAAAGCTAATGAACCTACTATCTAAATTACTACAAAGCTGGCAAAAAAGCCACATACCGCTTGTGTGGTTTGATTCATGCACTTCATTGCTGGTGTTCTACGGTCATCGAATATCATAGGCTTTTCCCAGTGATCATAGTTTGTTTCCAGGACATACCATCTCCCAAGCTTCCTATCAAGTCTTTAACATCATCAACATTAACAACaaattttaaagcagtttaaaacATTACAGACAGAAAAGCTCATACTTCTGTGTGATATGATTTACTTACTCCCAGATGTCTAATGTGTTTATTCTCGTCCTGGTTATCACACAACCCTGACCCGTTTGGTTACCACCTAAGATGAAGTACGCTGGTGCAAGCAGTTTTATCAGAGAGAGCTTGTCTTGGGCATCCTTATAACTGCAAATCCAAAAAAGTCCAGTTTTTAGTTTCATACaggaatatatttatatacttttaattatatttgaattctatatacagttgaagtcaaagatTTATATACAtagtgcagaatctgcaaaatgttaattattttatcaaaacagaaaggaaaaaattatgcattaaaggagaagtccggtgtgatattgacctaaagtgtaatgaatcatgatatcGAGTGTAAtcttacctttcatagctcatctcggcttgtcccctgcactACGAAATCTTACTTTTGGACTGGAGTTAGTGCAGACAGTTGGCAATTGCAAGGATGTCGGACAATGAAGTTTTATGAAGTAGTagtttagtttccttcctgctcgtcactcgacttatcgtgactaaattcaagatggcggcgaactgtaaatttcctgaaggtactgtctgtataaatcttcttgtaaataaactaccagtgctttttctgagttctcaatgtctcgttttaaatgtcagggcccttggaagtctaccaatgaagtgtggagctactgtgtgcctcgtaaatggtgtaaaacagtgatttatttacatggctagtccgatgcacCCTCAACGACAAggtgttgttagcatcggctaactagcgccagatttcgtagtgcaggggacaagccgagatgagataTGAAAGGTAAgattacactcggtatcatgattcattacactttaggtcaatatcacaccggacttctcctttaagagcaggggggtgaaaactttctgaatGTAAAggacagggtaaatttaacttattttgtcttctggggaacataaGTAAGTAtattctatagcttctgaagggcagtactaaatgaaaaaaatgatatttaggcaaaataaaaaacattctaattctgttcaaaagtttacaccccccagctctgcattgttttccttctgaagcatacttgagcgtttgaaccttctgtaatagttacatataaatctctcagttgtcctcagtgtgaagagatggatctcaaaaatcatacagtcattattggaaagcgttgaaaatacaaaaaaattctgaaaaaccaaagaatctgtgggccctaaaggatttttctaaagaacagtgggcagtttaactgttcaggactaagaatcgagtgtatgtaaacttttgaacagggtcatttttatcaatttaactattatttttctcttgtgggctatatgtaaacatctctaatgtgaaatatattactcaggtcagtactaaataaaaaataacaagcattttgaatgatccctctttttttgctaaaataattaactttttgcagattctgcaaggtgtatgttaatgTTTGATTtcaactgtctttttttttctcttcccaTTGTGCCTTTTCAGAGTGTGACGTTTACTTGATCTGATGAAGCTATTTTAAAATTGTTAGTATGTGAATGACAACTATGTGGTCACAACAGACAAAACAAGGAAGTTGCACATTCATGTTATGCTTCTGTTGGGTTTTTACCTGGTAGCATTTTCCAGAACTTTCCGAGTAAGAAATCCCATCCACATTCCATCTCTCTTGCCAAGAATCCATTCCAGGATCCCTGTGAGAATTTATTATGTTATCTAAGCATTCAACCATCAAGAACATCTAGTTGCACCCATGATATGAAGCTAATGCTTAAAAGAAATATATACATAGTATTatgtagttttagttatttacaAACGTTAGAAATTCAAATAACCATTAATACACTTGTCACTCACATTTTATTTGTCATAATTagtaaaaagaagaagaagaaaattcTTACCTACATAACCCCCATCAAGGTTGAAACGCTCATTCATTGTTAGACTGAATTCACCCTAAACaagtaaaacaattatttttttttgacatttacaCAAAAGAATttgaatataaatgtttttaaatgtttattcacTTACAGGTCTAATTCCAGTAAGGATGCCAACATATCCAGCAAAGTTTGTTGATTTGTAGAGAGTTTTGTTTCCTCTTTGGAAATTTACATTAACCACAAGTGGCTTTAGCTTCTCTGTTAAAGTCCATGTTTTATTCTGTCGATCCCACCTTTATGAAAATAAAAACGCACATTATTTTTATGACATTATATGAGGTAAGTATGTACGCTGCAGACaattccctaaaaaaaaaaaaaaacctaccccATAAACAGTCCAAAGTCCAAATTCCGTGCATGGTAAATATTTCCtagaaaaagaaaagaacatACACAATAAAACAACTAGAATgtttattcaaattaaatttgatttaaaatattatgTGATTAATTTATATATTCTCACCATTAAAGTCTTCTGCAACAATCGATGTGCAAACAGTGAAAATCTCATAAAATATATTGAACAGCGTaatttcacctaaaaataaataaattaataaatataaatgctaGATTGAAGTTGCAAtaccttttttaaagaaattgggATACTTGAGCATAATTAAGGAGTAACTTGGTATCAACAGATAGCACTTTTAaagatatagatttaaattttattaGACTGGCTGCATTTTgtataacaaataaaatgtaaataataaaaagggAAAACCTCACCCAGAGGAATACCAGAAACTGCTGCTATTCCCTTAATTTCTTCATTGAAAGGTTGTGGAAGTGTATCCACAATCAAAGGCTATGAATAAATAATAAGACATCACAATATACACTATCGAAATATTCAAATACTATAAAAAAACCATTAAGATGTCTAAGTTTGTTCATACATTTAATTGCTTACCAGCTCCTCATCCACTAAATCAACTAGTTTTCCATGGAAAAAGCCCTTGGCCAAGTCTTTTATTGTTTGTACCATTGTGATCAACTGTAAAGCAAGAAGATTCATGTACGTTTAACAAAAAGACACATTATGAAATCATCCTCCAGACATGGCAGTAGAGAATTATTACTCAAAACACTTACACTGACACAAATTATGACAGTTAACAGTTACCTGTGTGTTTTTATCTTTGATCACTTGCGTCCATCTTTCACTAGGAGGTAAATCGAGATTAACAGTGTACCAGGTCACATTACCTTTAAACCTAGATAAGGAAGAAGATGAACATGTTATTAAATTCAACATATTAGCTCTATATAATCCAGAGCACAGAGCATGTGTCAGTTACGTTTGTCCTTTAGGTGGATACATTCCACTTCTGCAGTCCTCCAGCTGCAAACACAGACAGTGATGAGTAAAGCATGACACCAGCACAAAGTCAAACAGCTCTCAAAAGAGCTTAATAAACTTTATAATGAAGTATTTGGCAACTCTGGTGCAGAAACCTCGTTTATTCTTACCCCTCGAACAAACTGTGAGAGCAGAAATAAAGATGTAATGAAACTGTCAAAAATTAATGTCGGCTTCATTGTGTTTCCGTGATGTTTTTTAAACGTTCAGTCATTCCTTGCGGAAGGCGGTGCGGGGAAATAAGCTTCACTATAGAATGTACCATAATGTAAGGGGTGCGCAGATACAGTATGTCTATATATGATTTTTAAAGACGGGTTAAAATACGAATGAAAATACttctaaatattaattaaatttctAATGCATGGATTTACTGATATTTAAATTGGATTGGTTTGGTTGTGCTTGTTTATGAGTAAACGCACTGCAAGAACACCCCCGTCAGTCTGCTGCTTGAATTTGTCTCGGCACGTAAACAAGGAAGTTCAAGTTCATTTGTTCACTGTTTTGATTTGTCCGCTGTAAATCAAGCGTGACCAAAGAGGGAATCACGTGAGCTTTCATGATAACAGTTTACCAGTCAACACTACAAGTTGAAGAAGAATCATCACAAGTTTATTTTGTGCCGTTTAAGAGTTTTACCAATATTGGAAGAATTCCGCCACATAATAcgccaaaagaaaaaaaagagaaaaaaagcgCCTACTGTCATAATTAGctaattttttaatctaataatttcgactttttctttTCGACTTTATAGAATACAATctagcatgatttttttttcttatgcggCGGAAATGGGCTTCACCTGCTTACAAAATGTTTCCCTTTTTCACAAACTTTAAAAAACTAAACAACTGCTTAGACTGAATTCATCCTAAACAAGTAAAACAATtatttctttcacatttacacaaaaataattataatataaataattccAGTAAGGATACCAATACATATAGCAAAGTTTGTTGATTTGAAGAGAGTTTTGTTTCCTCTTTGGAAATTGACATTCACCACAAGAGGCTTTAGCTTCTCTGTTAAAGTCCATGTGGGCTTCACCTGGTTACAAAATGTTTCCTTTTTTCACTTCCCTTTTCACTGCTGTGTGAAACTACTGATTTTTGTAGGCTACTGAGCACAGATATGGAAAGAAAAGCAAAACTTGTCATTTTTGTTATGCAGTACCTTTCGAGATTTGTAATTTAAAGGgattataatcatttataataagaaAAACAGACATGATGCATATGATATAGAAATAAAGAGGTATACGACTTTTCtaggaaaaaaaatgttaaggggagacactgcaggcaaaaactttttttttcttttctttcatgcATCTATCAAGTTTGAGaatttggcctttttggtttttcatagtgttttttcagactattgggaaagaaaacatccaaaaaacactgttaagtgtttcttttatagcactatttgtgtcaatagatttaaattacaatgcatatttttaaaggccgttttctcaaaattagttttttcttctacactgagccatacatctccacttcagtagcacttacacacaccaaactttacattttcattCATGTCTatttcctgaaggtttttacagagggatttgttcatatatgacttgcttgattttatacaacattttattcctccaaaaatgatttaaaaaaaaaaaaaatagtgtttccgGACGTtttattctgaattatggagtgacaaaatgagatacctaaaatcccctctgtaaaaacttttgactctaatctgtcaaaaaaaaaaaaaattaaagaagaattttgaaactgacttcatccagtgtttcgatttttgtactagaaatttatgaaaattagtgcatatttcattaaacaatgaaaacttgtaatacaaataaATTGGCAATTAGTAAAAAAATtggcaattatcaaagtaatgaatcaactgggtaagtaaggtgataactattagtttttttttaccctattcacctgcagtgtctcgccttaaataaataataaatatccaGTTTTTATGTTAGAATTTAGAGTAATACACATGGTGAAATGGTATTTTACTATATTACCCAATGTTTTAtgacatgtacactaccagtcaaaagtttttggacagtaagatttttaatgtttttaaagaagtgtcttctgctcaccaagcctgcatttatttgatcataagtacagcaaaaacagtaacattttgaaatacttttactatttaaactaactgctttctatttgaatatactttaaaatgtaatttattcctgtgttttcaaatctgaatttttagcatcattactccagtcacatgatccttcagaaatcattctaatattctgatttgctgctagaaagaaagaataaacatttattattatgttgaaaacagctgagaatgatttcaggtttctttgatgaatagaaacagtaaaataaaaaaagtaaaataatactgactacaagcttttgaatagtatagtgtatattaCAAAACCTTAAGtttattacagataaatgctgattttttgatctttctatttatcaaaggatCATTAAAAaattttactcaactgttttaaatattgataataatattatttcaaatgatgctgaaaacatagctttgatcaaagaaataaattacattttaaaatatatccaactagaaagcagctattttaaacatttaaaatatttcacaatattactgctttttctgcattttggatcaaataaatgcaagcttagtgagcagaagagacttctttaaagaaaaaaatgtaaaatcttaccgtccaaaaccttttgactggtagtgtataaaggAAATTAACATAACATGAAGAATACCTTTGTCTAGtccaaattatttttaaatgctttggggaaacaaacaaataataaataaa harbors:
- the asah1a gene encoding N-acylsphingosine amidohydrolase (acid ceramidase) 1a, with product MKPTLIFDSFITSLFLLSQFVRGLEDCRSGMYPPKGQTFKGNVTWYTVNLDLPPSERWTQVIKDKNTQLITMVQTIKDLAKGFFHGKLVDLVDEELPLIVDTLPQPFNEEIKGIAAVSGIPLGEITLFNIFYEIFTVCTSIVAEDFNGNIYHARNLDFGLFMGWDRQNKTWTLTEKLKPLVVNVNFQRGNKTLYKSTNFAGYVGILTGIRPGEFSLTMNERFNLDGGYVGILEWILGKRDGMWMGFLTRKVLENATSYKDAQDKLSLIKLLAPAYFILGGNQTGQGCVITRTRINTLDIWELDRKLGRWYVLETNYDHWEKPMIFDDRRTPAMKCMNQTTQANMSLASIYDVLSTKPVLNKLTTYTSLMEVSTGTLESYIRDCPNPCTPW
- the fgl1 gene encoding fibrinogen-like protein 1 isoform X2 encodes the protein MSVLLVILVLCTTLDLSESAPDECQDEIQRLQAELKSLEVRHTQQQQLIQRLMKLNQIDERSLKAGSFNDMEDKQYMDCAQIFKNVSTQSGFYMIKPRLSPTRIRVYCDMTEGGGWTVFQRRSDGSQSFDRDWNDYKIGFGDMKSANGEFWLGNDNLHYLTSQDDYTLRINLEDFDGSHRFAVYRTFKVDNEQNHYQLQFGVYTGTAGDALSGSYHPEVQWWASHQGMKFSTRDKDNDRYDRSCAQEDKGGWWFNRCHSANLNGFYHRGPYSAVTDDGIVWYPWHGWWYSLKSVQMKIRPASFEPNDV
- the fgl1 gene encoding fibrinogen-like protein 1 isoform X1; amino-acid sequence: MSVLLVILVLCTTLDLSESAPDECQDEIQRLQAELKSLEVRHTQQQQLIQRLMKLNQIDERSLKAGSFNDMEDKQYMDCAQIFKNVSTQSGFYMIKPRLSPTRIRVYCDMTEGGGWTVFQRRSDGSQSFDRDWNDYKIGFGDMKSANGEFWLGNDNLHYLTSQADDYTLRINLEDFDGSHRFAVYRTFKVDNEQNHYQLQFGVYTGTAGDALSGSYHPEVQWWASHQGMKFSTRDKDNDRYDRSCAQEDKGGWWFNRCHSANLNGFYHRGPYSAVTDDGIVWYPWHGWWYSLKSVQMKIRPASFEPNDV